A genomic window from Herbiconiux aconitum includes:
- the exaC gene encoding acetaldehyde dehydrogenase ExaC, with translation MSYRPRYDNYIGGDYVPPANGQYFQNPSPVTGQVFTEIARGTAPDVDRAVEAGWKAFGAWGKTSVAERAVILNKIADRMEANLELLAVAETWENGKPVRETLAADIPLAIDHFRYFAGCIRAQEGGISELDHDTVAYHFHEPLGVVGQIIPWNFPILMATWKLAPALAAGNCVVLKPAEQTPASIHVWLDLIKDLLPAGVLNIVNGFGIEAGAPLASHPKIRKIAFTGETTTGRLIMQYASENLIPVTLELGGKSPNVFFADVADEKDSFYDKALEGFTFFALNQGEVCTCPSRALVQRSIYDGFVADGLDRVAKVKQGNPLDVSTMIGAQASNDQLEKILSYMDIGKQEGAKLLTGGERADLGGELSGGYYVQPTVFEGRNDMRIFQEEIFGPVLALTSFNDYDDAISLANDTLYGLGAGVWSRSGSQLYRAGRAIQAGRVWSNTYHQYPAHAAFGGYKQSGIGRENHRMMLDHYQQTKNLLVSYADGPMGFF, from the coding sequence ATGAGCTACCGGCCGCGCTACGACAACTACATCGGCGGCGACTACGTGCCGCCGGCGAACGGCCAGTACTTCCAGAACCCCTCGCCCGTGACCGGCCAGGTGTTCACCGAGATCGCCCGGGGCACCGCACCCGACGTCGACCGGGCCGTCGAAGCCGGGTGGAAGGCCTTCGGCGCGTGGGGCAAGACGAGCGTCGCCGAGCGCGCCGTCATCCTCAACAAGATCGCCGATCGCATGGAGGCGAACCTCGAACTCCTCGCCGTGGCCGAGACCTGGGAGAATGGCAAGCCGGTGCGCGAGACCCTCGCCGCCGACATCCCGCTCGCCATCGACCACTTCCGTTACTTCGCCGGGTGCATCCGGGCGCAGGAGGGCGGTATCTCCGAACTCGATCACGACACCGTGGCCTACCACTTCCACGAGCCGCTGGGCGTCGTGGGGCAGATCATCCCGTGGAACTTCCCTATCCTCATGGCCACCTGGAAGCTCGCCCCGGCGCTCGCCGCGGGCAACTGCGTGGTGCTGAAGCCGGCCGAGCAGACACCGGCCAGCATCCATGTCTGGCTCGACCTGATCAAAGACCTGCTGCCCGCCGGCGTGCTCAACATCGTGAACGGGTTCGGCATCGAAGCGGGCGCGCCGCTCGCGTCGCATCCGAAGATCCGCAAGATCGCGTTCACCGGCGAGACCACCACAGGCCGCCTGATCATGCAGTACGCGAGCGAGAACCTCATCCCGGTCACGCTGGAGCTGGGCGGCAAGAGCCCGAACGTGTTCTTCGCCGACGTGGCCGACGAGAAAGACTCCTTCTACGACAAGGCGCTCGAGGGGTTCACCTTCTTCGCGCTCAACCAGGGGGAGGTCTGCACCTGCCCGTCGCGCGCGCTCGTGCAGCGCTCGATCTACGACGGCTTCGTGGCCGACGGCCTCGATCGGGTCGCGAAGGTCAAGCAGGGCAACCCGCTCGACGTGTCGACGATGATCGGGGCGCAGGCCTCGAACGACCAGCTCGAGAAGATCCTCAGCTACATGGACATCGGCAAGCAGGAGGGCGCCAAGCTGCTCACGGGCGGCGAGCGGGCCGACCTCGGCGGCGAGCTGAGCGGCGGCTACTACGTGCAGCCGACGGTGTTCGAGGGGCGCAACGACATGCGCATCTTCCAGGAGGAGATCTTCGGGCCGGTGCTCGCACTCACGAGCTTCAACGACTACGACGACGCGATCTCCCTCGCCAACGACACGCTCTACGGGCTCGGCGCCGGCGTCTGGTCGCGCTCCGGATCGCAGCTCTACCGCGCGGGCCGGGCCATCCAGGCGGGCCGCGTCTGGTCGAACACCTACCATCAGTACCCGGCGCACGCGGCCTTCGGCGGCTACAAGCAATCGGGCATCGGGCGGGAGAACCACCGCATGATGCTCGACCACTACCAGCAGACGAAGAACCTCCTCGTCTCCTACGCCGACGGGCCGATGGGCTTCTTCTGA
- a CDS encoding DUF779 domain-containing protein, protein MTETPSRVEVTDAAADMLRHLAATNGQLMFHQSGGCCDGSSPMCFPVGMFRVGASDILLGTLHVEGTYPIEVYMSRAQFEYWKYTHLTIDIVDGRGSGFSIEAPEGKRFLIRSRMLVDSELEAFGLATHGAVSP, encoded by the coding sequence ATGACTGAGACCCCCTCCCGGGTCGAGGTGACGGATGCCGCAGCCGACATGCTGCGGCATCTCGCCGCCACGAACGGGCAACTCATGTTCCACCAGTCGGGCGGGTGCTGCGACGGGTCTTCGCCGATGTGCTTCCCCGTCGGGATGTTCCGGGTCGGGGCGTCCGACATCCTGCTCGGCACCTTGCACGTCGAGGGCACCTACCCCATCGAGGTGTACATGTCGCGGGCCCAGTTCGAGTATTGGAAGTACACGCACCTCACGATCGACATCGTCGACGGGCGGGGGAGCGGCTTCTCGATCGAGGCGCCCGAAGGCAAACGGTTCCTCATCCGCTCCCGGATGCTCGTTGACAGCGAACTCGAAGCATTCGGCCTCGCGACTCACGGGGCGGTGTCGCCCTAG
- a CDS encoding carboxylesterase/lipase family protein, giving the protein MTVTTFRTGALEVAVTGGVVRGVERRRLGLRHWRGIPFAAPPVGSLRFRAPRAVVPWSGVRDASDFGPISMQSRNGNFIGAARTTPMSEDCLTVNVLRPATDAQGLPVMVFVHGGAYSVGSSAEHPRNGEALVRDGGVVYVSFNYRLGALGYLDFTRFSTPERPLESNLGLRDQVAALEWVRDNITAFGGDPANVTLFGESAGANAVTTLMATPAARGLFARAIAQSDPANAIYLPEMTAVWAQEFVELLSDSIDTDGVESTSDDIAGQMLADAAAAELVEAAVSLTLKTPDAHPGTIVLSPVIDGDFLPERPLDAFKEGRAAPVPLIIGTNDREGSLFTGRLDILATTPKRIRAIFSRTKKSARKAIKAEYPGLPAKRPAADFGGDYAFWYPTVKVAERHARFQPVHFYRFDIAPRLVRIAGFDATHGLELYAIFDRMNSWFGRTMTSLGGRRAFLAASRRMRAHWLAFALDGRVDETVWPRYDEDERLTLIIDSTDRVEADPRGSRRLAWQAFVPHV; this is encoded by the coding sequence GTGACCGTCACGACGTTCCGCACCGGCGCCCTGGAGGTCGCCGTGACGGGCGGCGTCGTGCGCGGCGTCGAGCGCCGGAGGCTGGGGCTGCGGCACTGGCGCGGAATCCCGTTCGCGGCTCCGCCGGTCGGTTCGCTGCGATTCCGTGCTCCCCGCGCGGTCGTGCCCTGGTCGGGTGTGCGCGACGCCTCTGATTTCGGCCCCATCTCGATGCAGTCGCGCAACGGCAACTTCATCGGCGCCGCCCGCACGACCCCGATGTCGGAGGATTGCCTCACGGTCAACGTTCTGCGCCCGGCGACGGATGCGCAGGGCCTGCCCGTCATGGTCTTCGTGCACGGCGGCGCCTACAGCGTCGGGTCGTCGGCTGAACACCCACGCAACGGTGAGGCGCTGGTGCGTGATGGCGGTGTGGTCTACGTGAGCTTCAACTACCGGCTGGGTGCCCTGGGCTACCTCGACTTCACGCGCTTCTCGACTCCGGAGCGCCCGCTCGAATCGAACCTCGGCCTCCGCGACCAGGTCGCCGCGCTCGAATGGGTGCGCGACAACATCACCGCTTTCGGCGGCGACCCCGCGAACGTCACCTTATTCGGCGAGTCCGCCGGCGCCAACGCCGTCACCACCCTCATGGCCACGCCCGCCGCCCGCGGGCTGTTCGCCCGCGCGATCGCGCAGAGCGATCCGGCGAACGCCATCTACCTGCCCGAGATGACCGCGGTGTGGGCTCAGGAGTTCGTCGAGCTCCTGAGCGACTCGATCGACACCGACGGCGTCGAATCGACCTCCGACGACATCGCCGGCCAGATGCTCGCGGATGCCGCGGCCGCCGAGCTGGTGGAAGCCGCCGTCTCGCTCACCCTGAAGACCCCCGACGCGCATCCGGGAACCATCGTGCTCTCCCCGGTGATCGACGGCGACTTCCTGCCCGAACGGCCGCTCGACGCCTTCAAGGAGGGGCGAGCCGCTCCGGTGCCCCTCATCATCGGCACCAACGACCGCGAAGGATCGCTGTTCACCGGCCGACTCGACATCCTCGCCACGACGCCCAAGCGCATCCGTGCCATCTTCTCGCGCACCAAGAAGAGCGCGCGCAAGGCGATCAAGGCCGAGTATCCGGGTCTGCCGGCCAAGCGACCCGCCGCCGACTTCGGGGGCGACTACGCGTTCTGGTATCCGACCGTGAAGGTCGCCGAACGTCACGCCCGATTCCAGCCCGTGCATTTCTACCGTTTCGACATCGCGCCGCGGCTTGTGCGGATCGCGGGCTTCGACGCCACCCACGGCCTCGAGCTCTACGCCATCTTCGACCGGATGAACAGCTGGTTCGGTCGCACCATGACCTCGCTCGGCGGACGGCGTGCCTTTCTCGCCGCGAGCCGACGGATGCGCGCCCACTGGCTGGCCTTCGCCCTCGACGGGCGGGTCGACGAGACCGTGTGGCCCCGCTACGACGAAGACGAGCGGCTGACGCTCATCATCGACTCGACGGATCGGGTCGAAGCCGACCCCCGCGGGTCGCGCCGCTTGGCGTGGCAGGCCTTCGTTCCGCACGTCTGA
- the radA gene encoding DNA repair protein RadA has translation MASRTSTAYRCTECGWQTAKWVGRCGECQSWGTVVSSAENEGISRAVRATVLDAARIARPITEISSDVAAHWATGIGEFDRVLGGGLVPGAAILLSGEPGVGKSTLLLEVAAKAAEEHLRVLYVSAEESVSQVKLRAERTHSLSSTLMLAAETDLATVLGQIDAVQPHLVIVDSVQTVSSSSLDSAAGSPTQVREVASSLIRVAKERSLPVLLVGHVTKDGSIAGPRVLEHLVDVVCQFEGDRQTSLRFVRALKNRFGPTDEVGCFEMTSDGIAEVPDPSGLFLSRGSDAVSGTCVTVALEGRRALPVEVQALVVSTPSPNPRRVTNGVDSSRVAMILAVLERRARIKLSDQDVYVSTVGGVKLTEPAADLAIALALASASNDKPLAHDLAAFGEISLAGEVRPVSSSRTRASEARRLGFTTIIDDDVRQLVKALGRAFG, from the coding sequence ATGGCCAGCAGAACCTCCACCGCGTATCGCTGCACCGAGTGCGGGTGGCAGACCGCGAAGTGGGTGGGGCGCTGCGGCGAGTGCCAGTCCTGGGGCACCGTCGTGTCGTCGGCCGAGAACGAGGGCATCTCGCGTGCGGTGCGCGCCACAGTGCTCGACGCGGCGCGCATCGCCCGGCCAATCACCGAGATCTCCTCCGACGTCGCGGCCCACTGGGCCACCGGAATCGGCGAATTCGACCGCGTGCTCGGTGGCGGGCTGGTGCCCGGGGCCGCCATCCTGCTCTCCGGCGAGCCCGGCGTCGGCAAATCGACACTGCTCCTCGAGGTCGCGGCGAAGGCGGCCGAGGAGCACCTTCGGGTGCTCTACGTCTCGGCCGAGGAATCGGTCTCCCAGGTCAAGCTCCGGGCCGAGCGCACCCACTCGCTCTCCTCCACCCTCATGCTGGCGGCCGAGACCGATCTGGCCACCGTGCTCGGCCAGATCGACGCGGTGCAGCCCCATCTGGTCATCGTCGACTCGGTGCAGACGGTCTCGTCGTCGTCGCTCGACTCGGCGGCCGGGTCGCCCACGCAGGTGCGGGAAGTGGCATCCTCTCTCATTCGGGTGGCGAAGGAGCGGTCGCTGCCGGTGCTGCTCGTGGGCCACGTCACGAAAGACGGGTCGATCGCGGGGCCGCGGGTGCTGGAGCACCTGGTCGACGTGGTGTGCCAGTTCGAGGGCGATCGGCAGACCTCTCTGCGCTTCGTGCGGGCGCTCAAGAACCGCTTCGGGCCGACAGATGAGGTGGGCTGCTTCGAGATGACGTCGGATGGCATCGCCGAGGTGCCCGACCCGAGCGGGTTGTTCCTCTCGCGAGGGTCGGATGCGGTGTCGGGCACCTGCGTCACCGTCGCCCTCGAGGGGCGGCGGGCGCTGCCCGTGGAGGTGCAGGCGCTCGTGGTGTCGACGCCGTCGCCGAACCCGCGCCGGGTCACCAACGGGGTCGACTCCTCGCGGGTGGCAATGATTCTCGCGGTGCTCGAGCGGCGGGCGCGCATCAAGCTGAGTGATCAAGACGTCTACGTCTCCACCGTCGGCGGGGTGAAACTCACCGAGCCGGCGGCCGATCTCGCCATCGCACTGGCGCTGGCCTCGGCCTCGAACGACAAGCCGCTGGCACACGACCTCGCGGCCTTCGGCGAGATCAGCCTCGCGGGAGAGGTGCGGCCGGTCTCGTCGAGCCGCACCCGCGCATCCGAAGCCCGTCGTCTGGGCTTCACGACGATCATCGACGACGACGTGCGTCAGCTCGTGAAGGCGCTCGGTCGCGCCTTCGGGTAG
- a CDS encoding TMEM175 family protein: MKILRGAEPTRLDALVDAAFAFAITLLVLWNDRLPNDFESLVAIFGLIPSFAASFALISFFWWQQVRWSRNHRVEDNLSTVLSLALVFVVLIFVFPLRIMSSTFLSWITAGFLPTPFEGDLDGRVLCVLFLTYGLAFASMSACVFGLYRHSRSVRMRGAAPADDSVVDAAVGASVALVFTVVGLLSAALAGAFLLAGVTNVWVLTIAGWVYFLLLLTGVVGAQVRRRGATRGETQEKPTRA, from the coding sequence GTGAAGATCCTCCGCGGCGCCGAACCGACCCGGCTCGACGCCCTCGTCGACGCCGCCTTCGCGTTCGCCATCACCCTGCTCGTGCTCTGGAACGACCGCCTGCCGAACGACTTCGAGTCGCTCGTGGCGATCTTCGGTCTCATCCCGAGCTTCGCGGCGAGCTTCGCGCTCATCTCCTTCTTCTGGTGGCAGCAGGTGCGCTGGTCGCGCAATCACCGGGTGGAGGACAACCTCTCCACCGTGCTGTCGCTCGCGCTGGTGTTCGTGGTGCTGATCTTCGTCTTCCCGCTACGGATCATGTCGTCGACGTTCCTCAGCTGGATCACCGCAGGCTTCCTGCCCACCCCCTTCGAGGGCGACCTCGACGGCCGGGTACTGTGCGTGCTCTTCCTCACCTACGGCCTCGCGTTCGCGAGCATGTCGGCGTGCGTGTTCGGTCTCTACCGCCACAGCCGGAGTGTGCGGATGCGCGGTGCAGCACCCGCAGACGACAGCGTCGTCGACGCCGCGGTCGGCGCATCCGTCGCTCTCGTCTTCACGGTGGTGGGCCTGCTCTCGGCGGCGCTGGCCGGCGCCTTCCTGCTGGCGGGCGTGACGAACGTCTGGGTGCTCACCATCGCGGGCTGGGTCTACTTCCTGCTGCTCCTCACCGGTGTCGTCGGCGCCCAGGTGCGCCGCCGCGGGGCAACCAGGGGCGAAACGCAGGAGAAGCCGACCCGCGCCTGA
- a CDS encoding aspartyl/asparaginyl beta-hydroxylase domain-containing protein: protein MSYVRSTAFEETGYVVLDSYDQAADPQEWLDLEYVDWKSSGDTRFAPLASAFGDMECNGFWNHTPPRTDKDGVWVQANVEKAPILKARAEEPGANIGRCRVIELQPDTYPTALYNLHQDDNNRLNPDGTGWIVRGFFNLSDDPESFLILREDRFDPETEVRISLPAGRQVIVDTQRFWHAVWQKGPEPRYCLITSWESGPELDAYIEKYHGDPHFPSAALDPQFVEDAQVEVRRRLAERAATLAAKGKAGQVLVDLELDD from the coding sequence ATGAGCTACGTTCGCTCGACAGCATTCGAAGAGACCGGTTACGTCGTCCTCGACTCCTACGACCAGGCCGCCGACCCCCAGGAATGGCTCGACCTCGAATACGTCGACTGGAAATCCTCCGGCGACACCCGCTTCGCACCGCTCGCGAGCGCGTTCGGCGACATGGAGTGCAACGGCTTCTGGAACCACACCCCTCCCCGCACCGACAAAGACGGCGTCTGGGTGCAGGCGAACGTCGAGAAGGCCCCCATCCTGAAGGCCCGTGCCGAGGAACCCGGCGCGAACATCGGCCGCTGCCGCGTGATCGAATTGCAGCCCGACACCTACCCCACCGCGCTCTACAACCTGCACCAAGACGACAACAACCGTCTGAACCCCGACGGCACCGGTTGGATCGTGCGCGGCTTCTTCAACCTCTCCGACGACCCGGAGTCCTTCCTGATCCTGCGCGAAGACCGCTTCGACCCCGAGACCGAGGTGCGCATCTCGCTCCCCGCCGGGCGGCAGGTCATCGTCGACACCCAGCGCTTCTGGCACGCGGTCTGGCAGAAGGGCCCCGAGCCGCGCTACTGCCTCATCACCTCGTGGGAGTCGGGCCCTGAGCTCGACGCCTACATCGAGAAGTACCACGGCGACCCGCATTTCCCGAGCGCGGCCCTCGATCCGCAGTTCGTCGAAGACGCGCAGGTCGAGGTGCGCCGCCGCCTCGCCGAGCGGGCCGCCACGCTGGCCGCCAAGGGCAAGGCCGGTCAGGTGCTCGTCGACCTCGAGCTCGACGACTGA
- a CDS encoding DUF6855 family protein, producing MASGTPEDPWQLSTAPGSSAYTMYRDEAADPPALVCQVGSTTLKYHLSAIEDLHAWLKEQNGWVPLGAADEQKVAAEGSVEAWGRSEQNPVGGWYGLRKGYRGRFGMYLPPLLEELGLVELTHDARNNSVRAL from the coding sequence ATGGCATCCGGAACCCCAGAAGACCCATGGCAGCTCAGCACCGCACCGGGCTCGTCGGCTTACACGATGTACCGCGACGAGGCTGCCGACCCGCCCGCGCTGGTGTGTCAGGTCGGGTCGACCACCCTGAAATATCACCTGAGTGCGATCGAGGATCTGCACGCGTGGCTGAAAGAGCAGAACGGCTGGGTGCCGCTCGGCGCGGCCGACGAGCAGAAGGTCGCGGCCGAAGGGTCGGTGGAGGCGTGGGGCCGCTCCGAGCAGAACCCGGTGGGCGGCTGGTACGGGTTGCGCAAGGGCTACCGCGGACGGTTCGGCATGTACTTGCCGCCGCTGCTCGAAGAGCTCGGACTGGTGGAGCTCACCCACGACGCCCGCAACAATTCGGTGCGCGCGCTCTAA
- a CDS encoding stealth family protein, with protein sequence MTDDVSGAPHLESVLRVASTHPIALDRGDLVLRKGQLTLLNGHSTPRQSMIEDLLFIADALDAAHVPFLLVRGNDERPVLAVRWSDRKRAKSALLEAMADEPFYSKAPGAPALLVADGKLSRDPKARVMRLFRPRIEPIGRLRYGVGSAVQLEFWRENGDVFEAPLENSLTRRLIPREEMAETTVDLFGRTWTTIEGMFSALASDIDFDVDIVFSWVDGTAIEFQRARAKRMASYVVGDGDDSEARYRQIDELKYALRSVYTFAPWVRRIFIATDSPKPEWLADDPRVTIMPSEEFFRDPSDLPTHNSHAVESQLHRIPGLSEHFLYSNDDMFFGRPVKPDLFFSPGGITKFVEADTRIGLGANALHRSGFENAARVNRELLQQRFGRVTTRHLEHCAAPLRKSVLFEMEQEFADAFARTAASPFRSATDISVTNSFYHYYALMTGRAVVQTDAKVKYIETTLRSALKEMDVLLKKRSMDMFCLNDGSKPEIEVEERTSAVISFLERYFPFPAPWEKTEVTLPSAAGSASSSAVLAIPAG encoded by the coding sequence TTGACCGATGACGTATCTGGAGCCCCCCATCTCGAATCCGTATTGCGTGTCGCATCGACGCATCCGATCGCTCTCGACCGTGGCGACCTCGTTCTTCGCAAAGGCCAGCTGACCCTTCTCAACGGGCACTCCACCCCGCGGCAGTCGATGATCGAAGATCTGCTCTTCATCGCCGATGCGCTCGACGCGGCGCACGTTCCCTTCTTGCTCGTGCGCGGCAACGACGAGCGCCCGGTGCTCGCCGTGCGCTGGAGCGACCGCAAGCGGGCCAAGTCGGCGTTGCTCGAAGCCATGGCCGACGAGCCCTTCTACTCCAAGGCGCCGGGTGCACCGGCCCTCCTGGTGGCCGACGGCAAGCTCTCCCGCGATCCGAAGGCGCGCGTCATGCGGCTGTTCCGGCCCCGGATCGAGCCGATCGGGCGGCTGCGCTACGGCGTCGGGTCGGCCGTGCAGCTGGAGTTCTGGCGCGAGAACGGCGACGTCTTCGAAGCGCCGCTGGAGAACTCGCTCACCCGCCGACTGATTCCGCGCGAGGAGATGGCCGAGACCACGGTCGATCTCTTCGGCCGCACCTGGACGACCATCGAGGGCATGTTCTCAGCGCTCGCCAGCGACATCGACTTCGACGTCGACATCGTGTTCTCGTGGGTCGACGGCACGGCCATCGAGTTCCAGCGCGCGCGGGCCAAGCGCATGGCGAGCTACGTGGTGGGCGACGGCGACGACTCCGAGGCTCGCTACCGCCAGATCGACGAGCTGAAGTACGCGCTCCGCAGCGTCTACACCTTCGCCCCGTGGGTGCGCCGCATCTTCATCGCCACCGACTCGCCGAAGCCCGAGTGGCTGGCCGACGACCCCCGGGTCACCATCATGCCGAGCGAGGAGTTCTTCCGCGACCCGTCAGATCTGCCCACGCACAACTCGCACGCCGTCGAGTCGCAGCTGCACCGCATCCCGGGGCTCTCGGAGCATTTCCTCTACTCCAACGACGACATGTTCTTCGGTCGCCCGGTGAAACCCGATTTGTTCTTCTCGCCCGGTGGCATCACGAAGTTCGTCGAGGCCGACACCCGCATCGGTCTCGGTGCGAACGCCCTGCACCGCAGCGGTTTCGAGAATGCCGCGCGTGTCAACCGCGAGCTCTTGCAGCAGCGCTTCGGCCGCGTCACCACCCGCCACCTCGAGCACTGCGCGGCGCCGCTGCGCAAGAGCGTGCTGTTCGAGATGGAGCAGGAGTTCGCCGACGCCTTCGCGCGCACGGCTGCGAGCCCGTTCCGGTCGGCCACCGACATCTCGGTGACGAACTCGTTCTACCACTACTACGCGCTGATGACCGGTCGTGCCGTGGTGCAGACGGATGCGAAGGTCAAGTACATCGAGACCACGCTCCGCTCCGCGCTCAAAGAGATGGACGTGCTGCTGAAGAAGCGGTCGATGGACATGTTCTGCCTCAATGACGGATCGAAGCCCGAGATCGAGGTCGAGGAGCGCACGAGCGCGGTCATCTCGTTCCTCGAGCGCTACTTCCCGTTCCCGGCACCGTGGGAGAAGACCGAGGTCACGCTCCCGTCGGCAGCAGGATCGGCATCGTCATCGGCGGTTCTGGCGATACCCGCGGGCTGA
- a CDS encoding phosphodiesterase, giving the protein MTIRTAEYPRPNHFLLHLSDTHLLAGGGKLYGTVDSEAHLREVFAELEASGGRPEAIVFTGDLADKGEPDAYERLRAIVEPAAARLGAQVIWVMGNHDDRAAFREGLFGEMPSTRAVDRVYDVNGLRVITLDSTVPGHHHGEVSGAQLDWLAEELASPSPHGTILALHHPPVPSVLDLAVAVELRDQKGLAEVLEGSDVRSIIAGHLHYSTTATFAGIPVSVASATCYTQDLNVQIGGTKGRAGAQAFNLVHVYENTVLHSVVPVGSYPALDHITAEETRLRLATLGVTIADAVSPRVSPEPPMTMPILLPTGA; this is encoded by the coding sequence GTGACTATCAGAACGGCCGAGTACCCGAGGCCGAACCATTTCCTCCTTCACTTGAGTGACACGCACCTGCTCGCCGGGGGTGGCAAGCTCTACGGCACCGTCGACAGCGAGGCCCACCTGCGCGAGGTGTTCGCCGAGCTGGAGGCCTCCGGTGGCCGCCCCGAAGCCATCGTCTTCACCGGCGATCTGGCCGACAAGGGCGAACCGGATGCCTATGAGCGGCTCCGCGCGATCGTCGAGCCGGCGGCCGCGCGGCTCGGCGCCCAGGTGATCTGGGTGATGGGCAACCACGACGACCGCGCCGCCTTTCGCGAAGGGCTGTTCGGCGAGATGCCGAGCACCCGCGCCGTCGACCGCGTCTACGACGTGAACGGTCTTCGGGTCATCACGCTCGACTCGACGGTTCCGGGTCACCACCACGGCGAGGTCTCGGGCGCACAACTCGACTGGCTGGCCGAGGAACTCGCCTCACCGTCGCCGCACGGCACGATCCTCGCCCTGCACCACCCGCCGGTGCCGAGCGTGCTCGACCTCGCCGTCGCCGTGGAGCTCCGCGATCAGAAGGGCCTCGCCGAGGTGCTCGAGGGCTCCGACGTGCGCTCGATCATCGCCGGTCACCTGCACTACTCCACCACCGCCACCTTCGCGGGCATCCCGGTCTCGGTCGCCAGCGCCACCTGCTACACGCAAGACCTCAACGTGCAGATCGGTGGCACGAAGGGCCGCGCCGGCGCTCAGGCCTTCAACCTCGTGCACGTCTACGAGAACACCGTGCTGCACTCGGTGGTGCCGGTGGGCAGCTACCCGGCACTCGACCACATCACGGCCGAGGAGACCCGTCTCCGACTCGCGACGCTCGGTGTCACGATCGCCGATGCGGTCAGCCCGCGGGTATCGCCAGAACCGCCGATGACGATGCCGATCCTGCTGCCGACGGGAGCGTGA
- a CDS encoding potassium channel family protein produces the protein MSGRFSSRLTASRFASRAGSNTPPTYSFRQPFRVILMPTEETDMAKDEDRRRKWETTTSVPLVVLSMVFIVLYTVQVLTPEMAPGGTLALSITLFVIWLSFAVDYVVRLVLATDKGAFFRSTPLDLLSVLVPVFRPFLLLTRLRDIPYFRRRSGGSVRTTIIIYAALFVILFVYSIALAELAAERNAPGATITTFGDAIWWACVTMTTVGYGDYVPVTILGRTLAVVLMFGGVAILGVATATIVSFINEKIRPRAREREHDPAPGNDQDSH, from the coding sequence ATGTCAGGAAGGTTCTCGTCGCGACTGACCGCGAGTCGTTTCGCTTCCAGGGCCGGGTCCAACACGCCCCCAACTTACTCTTTCCGGCAACCGTTCCGTGTCATCCTGATGCCGACCGAGGAGACGGACATGGCGAAAGACGAGGATCGACGCCGGAAGTGGGAGACCACGACATCCGTGCCCCTCGTCGTGCTCTCGATGGTGTTCATCGTGCTCTACACGGTGCAGGTGCTGACCCCGGAGATGGCCCCAGGGGGCACGCTGGCCCTCAGCATCACCCTCTTCGTGATCTGGCTGAGCTTCGCCGTCGACTACGTGGTGCGGCTGGTGCTGGCGACCGACAAGGGCGCGTTCTTCCGGTCGACACCGCTCGACCTGCTCTCGGTGCTGGTTCCGGTGTTCCGCCCGTTCCTTCTGCTCACGCGGCTGCGCGACATCCCGTACTTCCGTCGGCGCAGCGGTGGCTCCGTTCGCACGACCATCATCATCTATGCCGCACTCTTCGTGATCCTCTTCGTCTATTCGATCGCGCTGGCCGAACTCGCCGCCGAGCGCAACGCACCCGGGGCCACGATCACGACCTTCGGCGACGCCATCTGGTGGGCCTGCGTGACGATGACGACGGTCGGTTACGGCGACTACGTTCCCGTCACCATCCTCGGGCGCACCCTCGCGGTCGTGCTCATGTTCGGCGGGGTCGCCATCCTCGGCGTGGCGACAGCCACGATCGTGTCGTTCATCAACGAGAAGATCCGGCCGCGCGCTCGCGAGCGGGAGCACGACCCCGCTCCAGGCAACGATCAGGACTCTCACTGA